In Pseudomonas sp. ADAK18, a single window of DNA contains:
- a CDS encoding DUF6124 family protein, with the protein MYKVTPNPPHASKASSFDAKSRAAAQRAIDHYLSPSDGDSPTARTSGHLFSVSPDIDTETLLANASETLLSANEMATALAFELEGSPRALALGIQ; encoded by the coding sequence ATGTATAAGGTCACACCTAATCCGCCTCATGCCTCAAAGGCTTCATCGTTCGATGCCAAGTCTCGCGCTGCAGCGCAGCGTGCGATTGATCACTACTTATCTCCATCGGACGGCGATTCGCCCACGGCGCGCACAAGCGGCCATCTGTTCTCTGTTTCTCCCGATATTGATACCGAAACGCTGCTAGCCAATGCCTCGGAAACGCTCTTATCCGCCAATGAAATGGCCACGGCCCTGGCTTTTGAGCTGGAAGGGTCCCCAAGGGCTTTGGCCTTGGGGATTCAGTAA
- a CDS encoding pyocin activator PrtN family protein: MNILFLLMAQYDGQVVIPLISVCEDYMGLTVEKFKRKFLSGEIDTPIIRLGANSQKAALGVHLKDLAEYIDRQREKVRQEHQKLMGRAA; this comes from the coding sequence ATGAACATATTATTTCTTTTAATGGCACAATATGACGGTCAAGTAGTTATTCCTCTTATTTCAGTTTGCGAGGATTACATGGGATTGACGGTAGAAAAATTCAAACGCAAATTCTTATCCGGTGAAATAGATACCCCCATCATCCGATTGGGAGCGAATAGCCAAAAAGCTGCACTTGGCGTTCACCTAAAAGACCTCGCTGAATATATTGATCGTCAGAGAGAGAAAGTACGCCAAGAGCATCAAAAGCTCATGGGGAGAGCAGCTTGA
- the dusA gene encoding tRNA dihydrouridine(20/20a) synthase DusA: MIPKHSFSPAESSPALSRRFSVAPMMDWTDRHCRFFLRLLSKHALLYTEMVTTGAILHGDHDRFLRHNEAEHPLALQLGGSVPADLAACARMAQAAGYDEVNLNVGCPSDRVQNNMIGACLMAHPALVADCVKAMRDAVSIPVTVKHRIGINGRDSYAELSDFVGQVKDAGCTSFTVHARIAILEGLSPKENRDIPPLRYDVAAQLKQDFPALEIILNGGIKTLEQCEEHLQVFDGVMLGREAYHNPYVLAEVDQRLFGSTVPVISRAEALAQLRPYIAEHLATGGSMHHITRHVLGLGTGFPGARKFRQLLSVDIHKASDPLALLDQAAGLLEGR; this comes from the coding sequence ATGATTCCAAAACATAGCTTTAGCCCAGCAGAATCAAGCCCCGCACTGTCTCGGCGCTTTAGCGTTGCCCCCATGATGGATTGGACGGACCGCCACTGCCGTTTCTTCCTGCGCCTGCTCTCCAAACACGCACTGCTCTACACCGAGATGGTCACCACTGGCGCAATCCTCCACGGTGACCACGACCGCTTCCTGCGTCATAACGAAGCCGAGCACCCGCTTGCCTTGCAGTTGGGCGGCAGTGTGCCAGCCGACCTGGCCGCCTGTGCCCGCATGGCCCAAGCCGCCGGTTACGACGAGGTGAACCTCAATGTCGGCTGCCCGAGTGATCGCGTGCAGAACAACATGATCGGCGCCTGTCTCATGGCCCACCCTGCCCTGGTGGCAGATTGTGTGAAGGCCATGCGCGACGCGGTGTCGATTCCGGTGACGGTGAAGCACCGTATCGGGATCAATGGCCGGGACAGTTATGCCGAGTTATCTGATTTTGTCGGGCAGGTGAAGGACGCGGGCTGTACCAGTTTTACCGTACATGCACGGATCGCGATTCTGGAGGGGTTGTCACCCAAGGAGAATCGGGACATTCCACCGTTGCGTTATGACGTGGCAGCGCAGTTGAAACAGGATTTTCCAGCGCTTGAGATTATTCTCAACGGCGGGATCAAGACGCTTGAACAATGCGAAGAGCACTTGCAGGTGTTTGACGGGGTGATGTTGGGGCGCGAGGCTTATCACAATCCGTATGTGCTGGCGGAGGTGGATCAGCGGTTGTTTGGCAGCACTGTGCCGGTGATCAGCCGGGCTGAAGCGTTGGCACAGTTACGGCCTTATATAGCCGAGCACTTGGCGACGGGTGGGTCGATGCATCACATCACTCGCCATGTACTGGGACTGGGGACGGGGTTTCCGGGGGCGCGCAAGTTTCGGCAATTGTTGTCGGTGGATATTCATAAGGCCAGCGATCCGTTGGCTTTACTCGATCAGGCGGCGGGGTTGCTGGAGGGGCGGTAA
- a CDS encoding undecaprenyl-diphosphate phosphatase encodes MEFWTFVQVLVLGAVEGLTEFLPISSTGHQIIVADLLGFGGERAMAFNIIIQLGAILAVVWEFRSKIFEIASGLTTQRNAQRFTLNVLIGFLPAVVLGVLFADKIHEYLFNPITVAVALVVGGVIMLWAEQREHKVHVEYVDDMRWSDALKVGFAQCLAMIPGTSRSGSTIIAGLLFGLSRKAATEYSFFLAMPTMVGAAVYSGYKYRDLFQASDLPVFTLGFVTAFFFAMIAVRGLLKFIASHSYAAFAWYRIAFGLLILATWVFGWVNWTAVSAG; translated from the coding sequence ATGGAGTTTTGGACCTTTGTGCAGGTACTGGTTTTAGGTGCAGTAGAAGGATTGACAGAGTTTTTGCCCATTTCCAGTACCGGTCACCAGATTATTGTTGCGGACTTATTAGGCTTTGGTGGTGAGCGCGCCATGGCATTTAATATTATTATTCAACTGGGTGCCATTCTAGCCGTCGTTTGGGAGTTTCGTTCAAAGATCTTTGAAATTGCCAGCGGTTTAACAACCCAGCGTAATGCACAACGCTTCACGCTGAATGTGCTGATAGGCTTTCTTCCAGCCGTTGTCCTGGGCGTACTATTCGCCGATAAAATTCATGAGTATCTGTTTAATCCAATTACCGTTGCCGTCGCTCTGGTTGTGGGCGGCGTTATCATGTTGTGGGCAGAGCAGCGCGAACATAAGGTGCACGTTGAATATGTTGACGACATGCGCTGGTCCGATGCACTAAAGGTTGGTTTTGCCCAATGCCTGGCGATGATACCGGGCACTTCCCGATCCGGATCGACCATTATCGCAGGCTTGCTGTTTGGCCTGTCACGCAAGGCGGCCACCGAGTATTCGTTCTTTCTGGCGATGCCGACCATGGTTGGCGCCGCCGTGTACTCAGGCTACAAGTACCGGGATCTGTTCCAGGCCAGTGATCTGCCCGTATTTACCCTGGGTTTTGTGACCGCATTCTTTTTCGCGATGATCGCTGTGCGCGGCTTGCTCAAGTTCATCGCCAGCCATAGCTACGCGGCATTTGCCTGGTACCGTATTGCCTTCGGTTTGCTGATCCTGGCGACTTGGGTGTTCGGGTGGGTGAACTGGACTGCGGTTTCAGCAGGCTGA
- a CDS encoding winged helix-turn-helix domain-containing protein, with the protein MMLTGKLATRSLRPTNEEPGVLTLGRTRSVAENFKALVARHVHSDIALDASSYTNSYKKSERTDAYRAIFIIIDGPQALDESLALVENLRSIHLNPIICAVIAGRGAYNKMKYYLAGADCCIKLNTLTDESSELLSEFFTSEEWQREVNLVLDPTRICLLGPRKKLDISFAEMKILEALAQTSNHILSHDEIARIMGLNANFYDPRALEKSISRLRGKIKDMYGTHNAIQSIRGHGYRLMRGLISTA; encoded by the coding sequence ATGATGCTTACAGGGAAATTAGCGACTAGAAGCCTGCGCCCGACAAATGAGGAACCTGGTGTTCTCACCTTGGGTCGTACCCGCAGTGTGGCCGAGAACTTTAAGGCATTAGTCGCAAGGCACGTGCACTCCGATATAGCTCTTGATGCTAGCTCATACACTAATTCATATAAGAAAAGTGAACGCACGGATGCGTATCGCGCCATCTTCATCATTATCGACGGCCCTCAAGCTCTCGATGAGAGCCTGGCGCTGGTGGAAAATCTCCGCTCCATCCATTTAAATCCAATCATCTGTGCCGTCATCGCAGGTCGGGGCGCCTACAACAAGATGAAGTATTATCTTGCTGGGGCCGACTGCTGTATCAAGCTCAATACCCTGACCGACGAAAGCTCTGAGTTGCTGTCCGAATTCTTCACCAGTGAAGAGTGGCAACGAGAAGTCAACCTGGTGCTGGATCCCACCCGTATATGCCTGTTAGGCCCTCGCAAGAAGCTGGACATCTCGTTTGCAGAAATGAAAATTCTGGAGGCATTGGCGCAAACCAGCAACCATATATTAAGCCACGATGAGATCGCCAGAATCATGGGGTTGAACGCCAATTTTTACGACCCCAGGGCTTTGGAGAAATCAATCAGTCGTCTTCGCGGAAAAATAAAAGACATGTATGGCACCCATAATGCTATTCAGAGCATTCGCGGGCATGGATACCGTTTGATGAGGGGTCTGATCTCGACCGCCTGA
- a CDS encoding helix-turn-helix domain-containing protein produces MEISTTLPRKYFVVVTHSTTSQRELETILSSERFNSFGTSQAQMFIEGVAPPSSASVLMEFSYPNVTRKNVAHRIEHETQKMLATLEAEWLAAQSGARSSVTPTPAEFSDIPGENEGGAPYSEVWQLDNDQSVLIKENIEINLTGLEATLVRKMLHHEDRVVSRSDLILSIGREPEQYRGLEMCLSRLQDKFKSASKGERLFRAVRNRGYCLIQEVISETHPA; encoded by the coding sequence GTGGAAATCAGTACAACCCTCCCCAGAAAATATTTTGTCGTCGTGACTCACAGCACAACATCCCAGCGTGAGCTCGAGACCATTCTGTCCAGCGAGCGTTTCAACTCGTTTGGTACATCCCAAGCACAAATGTTTATCGAAGGTGTTGCCCCGCCCTCTTCTGCCTCCGTGCTGATGGAGTTCTCTTACCCAAACGTGACAAGGAAAAATGTCGCTCATCGTATCGAACATGAAACACAGAAAATGCTTGCCACCCTCGAAGCGGAATGGTTAGCGGCGCAATCCGGAGCGCGCTCCAGCGTCACACCAACTCCGGCTGAATTCAGCGATATACCCGGAGAAAATGAGGGGGGAGCCCCCTACAGCGAAGTGTGGCAACTCGATAACGATCAAAGTGTACTGATTAAAGAAAACATCGAAATAAACCTCACTGGTTTGGAAGCCACTCTTGTGAGGAAGATGCTCCATCATGAGGATCGTGTCGTCAGCAGGTCTGATCTGATTCTAAGTATTGGCAGAGAGCCAGAGCAGTATCGCGGCCTGGAAATGTGCTTGAGTCGATTGCAAGACAAGTTCAAAAGCGCCAGTAAAGGTGAACGGCTATTTCGTGCAGTAAGGAACCGTGGCTACTGCCTTATCCAGGAAGTGATATCAGAGACGCATCCCGCCTGA
- a CDS encoding undecaprenyl-phosphate glucose phosphotransferase, whose amino-acid sequence MDLTLRINRNTGLKGLTFWGQWALAQGFVVSLLFILAEQQTGAVEFYYRVCAALTVLASVPAYTFSGVYRKRDTYLTGLGRLFIGWSMTMAALACMAFICKADALFSREVILSWAVFGFLGQALLYAPLHGFSKYYQRSRKSGHRTLIVGTGELALGLAKNLSSLENLPLVGLVSTGAVAPLKPGAPHIVGAQEDLLELIRIHDIRRLYITLALSEAAKIEAMYVDLLGANVDVVWVPDLNSLTLLNHSVRVVDGLPAIYLNESPLTSRPTAALSKSLLEKSVALLAIILLSPVLALIALAIKLNSSGPVFFKQDRHGWNGKVIQVWKFRSMRVHNDLEVKQASRNDSRITAVGRFIRRTSLDELPQLFNVLQGHMALVGPRPHAIAHNHYYSGKILAYMARHRIKPGITGLAQINGCRGETDTIDKMQKRVEIDLKYINNWSLWLDLKILVKTPFTLLSKDIY is encoded by the coding sequence ATGGATCTTACTCTTCGTATCAATCGAAATACCGGACTCAAGGGACTTACCTTTTGGGGTCAATGGGCGCTGGCGCAGGGCTTTGTCGTTTCATTGTTGTTCATACTCGCTGAACAACAGACCGGAGCGGTCGAGTTCTATTACCGCGTGTGCGCGGCATTGACGGTACTGGCCTCGGTACCGGCCTATACGTTCAGCGGCGTATACAGAAAAAGAGACACTTATCTGACGGGATTGGGACGCCTGTTCATAGGCTGGTCCATGACGATGGCTGCGCTGGCGTGCATGGCATTTATCTGCAAGGCCGATGCACTGTTTTCCCGAGAGGTGATTCTCAGTTGGGCCGTGTTTGGTTTCCTCGGGCAGGCACTGCTGTACGCGCCGTTGCACGGGTTCTCCAAGTATTATCAGCGGTCACGCAAAAGCGGCCATAGAACCCTGATCGTCGGGACGGGTGAGCTTGCGCTTGGCCTGGCCAAGAACTTGAGCAGTCTCGAGAACCTGCCCTTGGTGGGCCTGGTCAGCACGGGCGCCGTCGCCCCGCTGAAACCAGGCGCACCACACATCGTTGGAGCGCAGGAAGATCTTCTGGAGTTGATCAGAATTCACGACATTCGACGCTTGTACATCACCCTGGCGCTGAGCGAAGCGGCAAAGATCGAAGCAATGTACGTCGATTTGCTGGGCGCCAATGTCGATGTGGTCTGGGTGCCGGACTTGAATAGCCTGACGCTGCTCAATCACTCGGTCAGGGTCGTGGACGGCCTGCCCGCAATCTATTTGAATGAAAGCCCACTCACCAGCCGGCCCACCGCAGCGCTGAGCAAGAGCCTGCTGGAAAAAAGTGTGGCGCTGCTGGCAATTATCCTGCTGAGCCCGGTGCTGGCGCTTATTGCCCTGGCCATCAAACTCAACTCCTCCGGCCCGGTCTTCTTCAAACAGGATCGCCATGGCTGGAATGGCAAGGTGATCCAGGTCTGGAAGTTTCGCTCGATGCGTGTACACAACGACCTTGAGGTCAAGCAGGCGAGCCGCAACGATTCGCGCATTACCGCCGTCGGGCGTTTCATCCGCCGCACCTCATTGGATGAGCTGCCGCAACTGTTCAATGTTTTGCAAGGACATATGGCTTTGGTCGGTCCGCGGCCTCACGCTATCGCCCATAACCACTATTACTCGGGGAAAATTCTTGCCTACATGGCACGCCACCGAATCAAGCCGGGTATTACCGGGCTGGCGCAAATCAATGGCTGCCGCGGCGAGACCGACACCATCGACAAGATGCAGAAGCGTGTCGAGATCGACCTCAAGTACATCAATAATTGGTCGCTGTGGCTGGACCTGAAAATCCTGGTGAAGACGCCCTTTACCTTGCTCTCGAAGGACATCTATTGA
- a CDS encoding YjbH domain-containing protein, with product MNLRFAAVLLLPCGLAHAEPRLTQNDFGGVGLLQTPTARMSPAGELSVNANRTEPYSRYSVALQPFDWLEGAFRYTAITNRPYGPESLSGNQSYKDKAVDVKVRLWQETHWAPDVALGFRDIGGTGLFSSEFLVASKRYDNFDFSAGVAWGYLGNRGDFENPAGWLDDRFKTRPSLKGTGDVNAGSYFRGRPSLFGGVSYQTPWDRLSLKLEYEGNDYKHEPKDNVIKQDSPINLGAVFKVTDSLDLSAAWERGNTAMFGLTFHTNFASRKAPAKTYDPPAEPLPAKAPTTEMDQVNWPDVSRRLQQNAGYKVERISQRGPELIVYGEQGRYFHSAKAVGRASRILDNSVNDDIDWFTVVNKRYDLPLEETSVPRQTFREVLNNEEPLQALHRTTEINPAMPHNEKTLYTEARDPFSYGAGLGFKQNVGGPDGFLYQFSLDADAEYRFNRNTWWSGLLSANLLNNFDKFDYDAPSGLPRVRTDLRKYLTTSEVTMPLFQISHAEQLDKDLYGMVYGGYLESMFAGVGGEVLFRPEGQRWSVGADLNYVRQREFDQGFGLRDYSVVTGHITGYTDLPFDTLAAVSVGRYLAGDWGTTIDLSREFSNGVRFGAWATITTANGAEYGEGSFDKGLYLSIPFDELMSMSTMRRANLVWSPLTRDGGARLNRSFQLHSMTDSRDNDMFYRNFEKITE from the coding sequence TTGAATTTACGTTTTGCAGCCGTATTGTTATTGCCCTGTGGTTTAGCTCATGCCGAGCCGCGTTTGACTCAGAATGATTTCGGCGGAGTGGGGTTGCTACAGACGCCCACCGCCAGAATGTCCCCGGCCGGTGAGTTGAGCGTGAACGCCAACCGAACCGAGCCCTATAGTCGTTACAGCGTGGCGCTGCAGCCGTTCGACTGGCTGGAAGGTGCGTTTCGCTACACCGCAATCACCAACCGCCCCTATGGCCCCGAGTCATTGAGCGGCAACCAAAGCTACAAGGACAAGGCGGTCGACGTCAAAGTCCGGTTGTGGCAAGAAACTCATTGGGCGCCCGACGTAGCGCTGGGGTTCCGGGATATCGGTGGTACAGGTCTGTTCTCCAGTGAGTTCCTGGTGGCCAGTAAGCGCTACGACAATTTTGATTTCAGTGCCGGCGTTGCCTGGGGTTACTTGGGCAATCGTGGTGACTTCGAAAACCCGGCGGGGTGGCTTGATGATCGCTTCAAGACCCGGCCAAGCCTGAAAGGTACCGGCGATGTCAACGCAGGCTCCTACTTTCGCGGCCGGCCTTCACTGTTCGGCGGCGTAAGCTATCAGACGCCCTGGGACCGGCTTAGCTTGAAACTCGAGTACGAAGGCAATGACTATAAACATGAGCCTAAGGACAACGTGATCAAGCAGGACTCACCGATCAACCTTGGCGCCGTGTTCAAAGTGACTGATTCGCTGGACCTCAGTGCGGCCTGGGAGCGAGGCAACACGGCGATGTTCGGTCTCACCTTTCACACCAACTTCGCCAGCCGCAAGGCGCCGGCCAAGACTTACGATCCGCCGGCTGAGCCGTTGCCGGCCAAGGCCCCGACCACCGAGATGGATCAGGTCAATTGGCCCGATGTGTCCCGGCGCTTGCAGCAAAATGCCGGCTACAAGGTTGAGCGTATCAGCCAGCGTGGTCCCGAGTTAATCGTCTACGGCGAGCAGGGTCGGTATTTTCATTCGGCCAAAGCGGTCGGTCGTGCAAGCCGGATTCTGGACAACAGCGTCAACGACGATATCGACTGGTTCACCGTGGTGAACAAGCGCTACGACCTGCCGCTGGAAGAAACCAGCGTGCCTCGGCAAACCTTTCGCGAAGTGCTCAACAACGAGGAGCCGCTGCAAGCGTTGCATCGCACTACCGAGATCAATCCGGCGATGCCGCACAACGAGAAAACCCTCTACACCGAAGCGCGTGACCCCTTCAGCTATGGCGCCGGGCTGGGCTTCAAGCAGAACGTCGGTGGCCCCGATGGCTTTCTCTATCAGTTCAGTCTCGACGCGGATGCCGAGTATCGCTTCAACCGCAATACGTGGTGGAGCGGCCTGCTCAGCGCCAACCTGCTGAACAACTTCGACAAGTTTGACTACGATGCACCCAGTGGTTTGCCGCGGGTTCGTACGGATTTGCGCAAGTACCTGACGACCTCCGAAGTCACCATGCCGTTGTTCCAGATCAGCCACGCAGAGCAGTTGGACAAAGATCTGTATGGCATGGTCTACGGAGGCTATCTGGAGTCGATGTTTGCCGGTGTGGGGGGCGAGGTGCTGTTTCGCCCTGAAGGCCAGCGCTGGTCGGTCGGGGCGGACCTGAACTACGTACGTCAGCGTGAATTCGACCAAGGCTTTGGGCTACGGGACTATTCGGTTGTCACAGGCCACATCACCGGTTATACGGACTTGCCCTTCGACACACTCGCGGCCGTCAGCGTCGGACGCTACCTGGCAGGGGATTGGGGCACCACGATCGATCTCTCGCGGGAGTTCTCAAACGGTGTGCGATTTGGTGCCTGGGCGACGATCACTACCGCCAACGGCGCCGAATATGGCGAAGGTAGTTTTGACAAGGGCCTGTACCTCTCCATCCCGTTCGACGAATTGATGAGCATGTCCACCATGCGCCGCGCCAACTTGGTCTGGTCGCCGCTGACCAGGGACGGTGGCGCACGACTCAATCGCAGCTTCCAGTTGCACTCGATGACCGATAGCCGCGACAACGACATGTTCTACCGCAACTTCGAGAAGATCACTGAGTAG
- a CDS encoding capsule biosynthesis GfcC family protein, protein MKRVQLLSACLLLITSVSQAAVTVTGDVLTPGPVDLPPGGRLSDVISIAVPNAESYWLAAALLRQSLLEEQTRLKTGVLFDLQVLQRTALLFDRPSRASLAMRLYEQVSHMPVTGRQVTVLDPIAIEVGFARNVRLSDGDRLIYPFRVDEVEVLGAVAEPCRLPFVALQEAWDYLQGCVPLADAETDYLWLIQPNGVTRQVGIAPWNRESGQVPAAGSKILVPVRNDDIDPPIPELNQQLAEFLATQLAEVVH, encoded by the coding sequence TTGAAGCGGGTACAGCTGCTGTCGGCGTGCCTGCTGTTGATCACCAGCGTGAGCCAGGCGGCGGTCACCGTCACCGGCGACGTGCTCACCCCAGGGCCGGTCGACCTGCCGCCAGGAGGGCGGTTGTCGGACGTGATCAGCATTGCTGTGCCCAATGCCGAAAGCTACTGGCTGGCAGCTGCATTGCTGCGCCAGTCTTTGCTGGAAGAGCAGACTCGGCTTAAAACCGGGGTGCTGTTCGATCTACAGGTATTGCAGCGTACAGCCTTGCTCTTCGACAGACCCAGCCGGGCAAGCCTGGCGATGCGACTGTACGAGCAAGTCAGCCACATGCCGGTCACTGGGCGCCAGGTCACGGTTCTGGACCCGATTGCCATCGAGGTCGGGTTCGCTCGTAACGTCCGTCTGAGCGATGGTGATCGCCTCATCTATCCATTTCGCGTCGACGAGGTTGAAGTGCTCGGTGCGGTCGCCGAACCGTGCCGGTTGCCTTTTGTCGCCCTGCAAGAGGCCTGGGATTATCTGCAAGGGTGCGTGCCGCTGGCCGATGCAGAGACCGATTATCTGTGGCTGATCCAACCCAATGGTGTCACCCGACAGGTTGGCATCGCGCCTTGGAATCGTGAGAGCGGGCAAGTGCCTGCCGCTGGCAGCAAGATCCTGGTGCCCGTCAGAAATGATGATATTGATCCGCCTATTCCTGAACTGAATCAGCAGTTGGCCGAATTTCTTGCCACGCAACTGGCTGAGGTGGTTCATTGA
- a CDS encoding YjbF family lipoprotein, translating to MRTLNVGVCVIAALLCGCNPLMNASLTNFKAAVSGPDELDVTAAQVAQVEFPQLTLTTPSGSGVLAMVRERGDLQFWVASGKQVLLLRDGLAVRTIGLGVDGDLDGTRLAATSPFKQGLHTLPDGYTSQRWIDLYQGSEVGVTLNSRFSRKSMETLEILNKEYAVLRVDEQIDAPAIGLRATNRYWVDPVDGFIVQSEQQLTTRLRVKIVQLTPERRLNR from the coding sequence GTGAGAACGTTGAATGTTGGCGTCTGCGTGATAGCGGCCTTGTTGTGTGGATGTAACCCGCTGATGAACGCCTCTTTGACTAACTTTAAAGCGGCGGTGAGCGGGCCCGATGAGTTGGACGTGACGGCGGCCCAGGTGGCGCAGGTTGAGTTTCCCCAGCTCACATTGACCACGCCTTCCGGCTCCGGGGTATTGGCGATGGTGCGTGAGCGGGGTGACCTGCAGTTCTGGGTAGCGTCCGGAAAACAGGTGTTACTGCTGCGCGACGGGTTGGCGGTACGCACCATCGGCCTGGGCGTCGACGGCGACCTGGACGGGACGCGGCTTGCTGCGACCTCGCCCTTCAAGCAAGGCCTGCACACGCTGCCTGATGGCTACACCAGCCAGCGCTGGATTGATCTTTATCAAGGCAGCGAAGTCGGCGTGACCCTGAACAGTCGCTTCTCCCGAAAATCCATGGAAACCCTGGAAATTCTCAACAAGGAATACGCCGTGCTACGTGTCGATGAGCAGATTGATGCCCCGGCCATTGGCCTGCGTGCGACCAATCGTTATTGGGTCGATCCCGTGGACGGTTTCATTGTGCAGAGTGAGCAGCAACTGACCACGCGACTGCGGGTCAAGATCGTTCAACTGACCCCTGAACGCAGGCTTAACCGTTGA
- a CDS encoding polysaccharide biosynthesis/export family protein gives MFSPGQYLSTSDITRQGASESSRVELIPITPKLIAMDRATQKRASVPAELLTAPEEYRIGNNDVLYITVWDHPELTAPSGAQQQIDANGRLVRSDGTLYYPYVKEVQAAGKTIQQLRSDIASRLSAFIADPQVDVAVLRFSSQKVVVSGAVSKAGPQPISTNPLNVVEALGSAGIDPLNADLSGLLLTRNGRVYPLNLDALNQQDSELQNVYLKGGDQLYLPYNDNKRIYVMGEVNQPRALTFKTGTMNLSDVLGSVGGLSQTTSNGNAVYVIRGVENLDVEPAKIYQLQAESPTAMALATHFDVRPQDIVYVGPANVTRWNRFISQLVPSAAILGVGASAAKNLNDASNSNK, from the coding sequence ATGTTTTCCCCAGGGCAATACCTGAGCACCAGCGATATCACGCGCCAAGGGGCCAGTGAAAGCAGCCGCGTCGAGCTGATTCCAATCACGCCCAAGCTGATTGCGATGGACAGGGCCACACAGAAGCGTGCCTCAGTGCCGGCGGAATTGTTGACGGCCCCTGAGGAGTACCGCATCGGTAACAACGATGTCTTGTACATCACGGTCTGGGACCACCCCGAGCTGACGGCTCCCTCTGGAGCGCAGCAGCAGATTGATGCCAATGGGCGGCTGGTACGTTCCGATGGCACGCTTTACTACCCCTATGTCAAAGAAGTCCAGGCGGCTGGCAAAACCATCCAGCAACTGCGTTCGGACATTGCCTCAAGGCTGTCGGCCTTTATCGCGGACCCGCAAGTGGATGTCGCCGTGCTGCGCTTCTCCAGCCAGAAGGTGGTGGTGTCGGGTGCAGTATCGAAGGCCGGTCCGCAACCGATTTCCACCAACCCGCTTAATGTGGTCGAAGCCCTCGGGTCTGCCGGTATCGACCCGCTCAATGCAGACTTGTCGGGCTTACTGCTGACGCGGAACGGACGGGTGTATCCGCTGAATCTCGACGCGCTCAATCAGCAGGACTCCGAATTACAGAACGTCTACCTCAAAGGTGGCGATCAATTGTATCTGCCGTACAACGATAACAAGCGGATCTACGTCATGGGCGAGGTCAACCAGCCACGCGCGCTGACGTTCAAAACCGGCACTATGAACCTGTCCGACGTCCTTGGCTCGGTAGGCGGGTTGAGCCAGACCACCTCGAACGGCAACGCGGTCTACGTCATCAGGGGGGTTGAGAACCTTGATGTGGAGCCGGCGAAAATCTATCAGTTGCAAGCCGAGTCGCCGACCGCCATGGCACTGGCCACGCACTTCGATGTACGGCCTCAGGACATTGTCTATGTGGGCCCGGCCAACGTAACTCGCTGGAACCGCTTCATCAGTCAACTGGTGCCGTCGGCAGCCATTCTCGGCGTGGGGGCTTCTGCGGCGAAGAACCTGAATGATGCCAGCAACAGCAATAAATAA